In one Cervus elaphus chromosome 9, mCerEla1.1, whole genome shotgun sequence genomic region, the following are encoded:
- the HSD11B1L gene encoding hydroxysteroid 11-beta-dehydrogenase 1-like protein isoform X3, translating into MTTLTQPPGSPCATDRSQCRRRGRAGVSLRAPGLPPSAHCPHRSFPAAGGLDYLVLNHLGAAPAGTRVRSSQSTRWLMQVNFLSYVQLTSSALPSLTDSKGSLVVVSSLLGRVPTSFSSPYSAAKFALDSFFSSLRRELDVQEVNVAITMCVLGLRDRASAAEGVRGITRVKAAQGPKAALAVIRGGATRASGVFYPWRFHLLCLLRSWMPHARAWFVRQELNITTPPAA; encoded by the exons ATGACAACTTTGACCCAG CCTCCAGGGAGCCCGTGTGCTACTGACCGGAGTCAGTGCCGGCGTAGGGGAAGAGCTGGCGTATCACTACGCGCGCCTGGGCTCCCACCTAGTGCTCACTGCCCACACCGAAGCTTTCCTGCAGCAG GAGGGCTGGACTACCTGGTGCTGAACCACCTCGGCGCTGCCCCAGCAGGCACGCGGGTCCGCAGCTCCCAGTCGACACGCTGGCTCATGCAG GTGAACTTCCTAAGTTACGTGCAGTTGACGTCTTCGGCGCTGCCAAGCCTGACTGACAGCAAGGGCTCCCTGGTGGTGGTGTCCTCATTGCTCG GCCGGGtgcccacttccttctccagccccTACTCAGCAGCCAAGTTCGCACTGGACAGCTTCTTCAGTTCTCTCCGGCGGGAGCTGGACGTGCAGGAAGTGAATGTGGCCATTACCATGTGCGTTCTGGGTCTCCGAGACCGTGCCTCAGCCGCCGAGGGAGTCAG GGGCATCACGAGGGTCAAGGCGGCTCAAGGGCCCAAGGCAGCCCTGGCCGTGATCCGCGGAGGCGCCACGCGTGCCTCCGGCGTCTTCTACCCGTGGCGCTTCCACCTGCTCTGCCTGCTCCGCAGCTGGATGCCACACGCAAGGGCCTGGTTCGTCCGCCAGGAGCTCAACATAACGACTCCCCCTGCTGCCTGA
- the MICOS13 gene encoding MICOS complex subunit MIC13, which produces MVPRVWSLMRFLIKGSVAGGAIYLVYDQELLGPSDKSQAVLQKAEEVVPTAVYQFSQYVCEQTGLKLPQLPAPPKFNFHIRDSWNSGIITMMSALSVAPSKAWEYSKEGWDYLKERTK; this is translated from the exons ATGGTACCCCGAGTTTGGTCTCTAATGAG GTTCCTCATCAAGGGCAGTGTGGCTGGGGGTGCTATCTACCTGGTGTACGACCAGGAGCTGCTGGGGCCCAGTGACAAGAGTCAGGCGGTCCTTCAGAAAGCCGAGGAGGTGGTCCCCACTGCCGTGTACCAGTTCAGCCAGTACGTGTGCGAGCAGACAGGCCTGAAGTTACCACAG ctcccagcccctccaAAGTTTAACTTTCACATCCGCGACTCTTGGAATTCAG GCATCATCACCATGATGTCAGCTCTGTCCGTGGCCCCCTCTAAGGCCTGGGAGTACTCCAAGGAGGGCTGGGACTACCTGAAGGAGCGAACCAAGTAG
- the HSD11B1L gene encoding hydroxysteroid 11-beta-dehydrogenase 1-like protein isoform X4: MKVLLLTGLGALFFAYYWDDNFDPASLQGARVLLTGVSAGVGEELAYHYARLGSHLVLTAHTEAFLQQVNFLSYVQLTSSALPSLTDSKGSLVVVSSLLGRVPTSFSSPYSAAKFALDSFFSSLRRELDVQEVNVAITMCVLGLRDRASAAEGVRGITRVKAAQGPKAALAVIRGGATRASGVFYPWRFHLLCLLRSWMPHARAWFVRQELNITTPPAA; this comes from the exons ATGAAGGTCCTGCTTCTCACGGGGCTGGGAGCCCTGTTCTTTGCCTATTACTGGGATGACAACTTTGACCCAG CCAGCCTCCAGGGAGCCCGTGTGCTACTGACCGGAGTCAGTGCCGGCGTAGGGGAAGAGCTGGCGTATCACTACGCGCGCCTGGGCTCCCACCTAGTGCTCACTGCCCACACCGAAGCTTTCCTGCAGCAG GTGAACTTCCTAAGTTACGTGCAGTTGACGTCTTCGGCGCTGCCAAGCCTGACTGACAGCAAGGGCTCCCTGGTGGTGGTGTCCTCATTGCTCG GCCGGGtgcccacttccttctccagccccTACTCAGCAGCCAAGTTCGCACTGGACAGCTTCTTCAGTTCTCTCCGGCGGGAGCTGGACGTGCAGGAAGTGAATGTGGCCATTACCATGTGCGTTCTGGGTCTCCGAGACCGTGCCTCAGCCGCCGAGGGAGTCAG GGGCATCACGAGGGTCAAGGCGGCTCAAGGGCCCAAGGCAGCCCTGGCCGTGATCCGCGGAGGCGCCACGCGTGCCTCCGGCGTCTTCTACCCGTGGCGCTTCCACCTGCTCTGCCTGCTCCGCAGCTGGATGCCACACGCAAGGGCCTGGTTCGTCCGCCAGGAGCTCAACATAACGACTCCCCCTGCTGCCTGA
- the HSD11B1L gene encoding hydroxysteroid 11-beta-dehydrogenase 1-like protein isoform X5, giving the protein MQVNFLSYVQLTSSALPSLTDSKGSLVVVSSLLGRVPTSFSSPYSAAKFALDSFFSSLRRELDVQEVNVAITMCVLGLRDRASAAEGVRGITRVKAAQGPKAALAVIRGGATRASGVFYPWRFHLLCLLRSWMPHARAWFVRQELNITTPPAA; this is encoded by the exons ATGCAG GTGAACTTCCTAAGTTACGTGCAGTTGACGTCTTCGGCGCTGCCAAGCCTGACTGACAGCAAGGGCTCCCTGGTGGTGGTGTCCTCATTGCTCG GCCGGGtgcccacttccttctccagccccTACTCAGCAGCCAAGTTCGCACTGGACAGCTTCTTCAGTTCTCTCCGGCGGGAGCTGGACGTGCAGGAAGTGAATGTGGCCATTACCATGTGCGTTCTGGGTCTCCGAGACCGTGCCTCAGCCGCCGAGGGAGTCAG GGGCATCACGAGGGTCAAGGCGGCTCAAGGGCCCAAGGCAGCCCTGGCCGTGATCCGCGGAGGCGCCACGCGTGCCTCCGGCGTCTTCTACCCGTGGCGCTTCCACCTGCTCTGCCTGCTCCGCAGCTGGATGCCACACGCAAGGGCCTGGTTCGTCCGCCAGGAGCTCAACATAACGACTCCCCCTGCTGCCTGA
- the HSD11B1L gene encoding hydroxysteroid 11-beta-dehydrogenase 1-like protein isoform X1, producing MKVLLLTGLGALFFAYYWDDNFDPASLQGARVLLTGVSAGVGEELAYHYARLGSHLVLTAHTEAFLQQVVGNCRKLGAPKVFYIAADMASPEVPERVVQFALDKLGGLDYLVLNHLGAAPAGTRVRSSQSTRWLMQVNFLSYVQLTSSALPSLTDSKGSLVVVSSLLGRVPTSFSSPYSAAKFALDSFFSSLRRELDVQEVNVAITMCVLGLRDRASAAEGVRGITRVKAAQGPKAALAVIRGGATRASGVFYPWRFHLLCLLRSWMPHARAWFVRQELNITTPPAA from the exons ATGAAGGTCCTGCTTCTCACGGGGCTGGGAGCCCTGTTCTTTGCCTATTACTGGGATGACAACTTTGACCCAG CCAGCCTCCAGGGAGCCCGTGTGCTACTGACCGGAGTCAGTGCCGGCGTAGGGGAAGAGCTGGCGTATCACTACGCGCGCCTGGGCTCCCACCTAGTGCTCACTGCCCACACCGAAGCTTTCCTGCAGCAG GTGGTAGGGAACTGCCGGAAGCTGGGCGCTCCCAAGGTCTTCTACATCGCTGCGGACATGGCCTCCCCTGAGGTGCCAGAGCGCGTGGTGCAGTTTGCGCTGGACAAGCTGg GAGGGCTGGACTACCTGGTGCTGAACCACCTCGGCGCTGCCCCAGCAGGCACGCGGGTCCGCAGCTCCCAGTCGACACGCTGGCTCATGCAG GTGAACTTCCTAAGTTACGTGCAGTTGACGTCTTCGGCGCTGCCAAGCCTGACTGACAGCAAGGGCTCCCTGGTGGTGGTGTCCTCATTGCTCG GCCGGGtgcccacttccttctccagccccTACTCAGCAGCCAAGTTCGCACTGGACAGCTTCTTCAGTTCTCTCCGGCGGGAGCTGGACGTGCAGGAAGTGAATGTGGCCATTACCATGTGCGTTCTGGGTCTCCGAGACCGTGCCTCAGCCGCCGAGGGAGTCAG GGGCATCACGAGGGTCAAGGCGGCTCAAGGGCCCAAGGCAGCCCTGGCCGTGATCCGCGGAGGCGCCACGCGTGCCTCCGGCGTCTTCTACCCGTGGCGCTTCCACCTGCTCTGCCTGCTCCGCAGCTGGATGCCACACGCAAGGGCCTGGTTCGTCCGCCAGGAGCTCAACATAACGACTCCCCCTGCTGCCTGA
- the HSD11B1L gene encoding hydroxysteroid 11-beta-dehydrogenase 1-like protein isoform X2, protein MKVLLLTGLGALFFAYYWDDNFDPASLQGARVLLTGVSAGVGEELAYHYARLGSHLVLTAHTEAFLQQVVGNCRKLGAPKVFYIAADMASPEVPERVVQFALDKLGGLDYLVLNHLGAAPAGTRVRSSQSTRWLMQVNFLSYVQLTSSALPSLTDSKGSLVVVSSLLGRVPTSFSSPYSAAKFALDSFFSSLRRELDVQEVNVAITMCVLGLRDRASAAEGVSWMPHARAWFVRQELNITTPPAA, encoded by the exons ATGAAGGTCCTGCTTCTCACGGGGCTGGGAGCCCTGTTCTTTGCCTATTACTGGGATGACAACTTTGACCCAG CCAGCCTCCAGGGAGCCCGTGTGCTACTGACCGGAGTCAGTGCCGGCGTAGGGGAAGAGCTGGCGTATCACTACGCGCGCCTGGGCTCCCACCTAGTGCTCACTGCCCACACCGAAGCTTTCCTGCAGCAG GTGGTAGGGAACTGCCGGAAGCTGGGCGCTCCCAAGGTCTTCTACATCGCTGCGGACATGGCCTCCCCTGAGGTGCCAGAGCGCGTGGTGCAGTTTGCGCTGGACAAGCTGg GAGGGCTGGACTACCTGGTGCTGAACCACCTCGGCGCTGCCCCAGCAGGCACGCGGGTCCGCAGCTCCCAGTCGACACGCTGGCTCATGCAG GTGAACTTCCTAAGTTACGTGCAGTTGACGTCTTCGGCGCTGCCAAGCCTGACTGACAGCAAGGGCTCCCTGGTGGTGGTGTCCTCATTGCTCG GCCGGGtgcccacttccttctccagccccTACTCAGCAGCCAAGTTCGCACTGGACAGCTTCTTCAGTTCTCTCCGGCGGGAGCTGGACGTGCAGGAAGTGAATGTGGCCATTACCATGTGCGTTCTGGGTCTCCGAGACCGTGCCTCAGCCGCCGAGGGAGTCAG CTGGATGCCACACGCAAGGGCCTGGTTCGTCCGCCAGGAGCTCAACATAACGACTCCCCCTGCTGCCTGA